In one window of Nakamurella sp. PAMC28650 DNA:
- a CDS encoding GntR family transcriptional regulator: protein MDATAHPSAADRVYQHVRAGILTRRHADNDLLAEGRIADETGVSRTPVREALLRLESEGMVRLLPKRGALVLPVSAQEWRDVLSTRELVETHCIRVVIESGRAPMLSPALARSLADLGEAAAAGDLTGYVSADRDFHAGIVASAGNSILSRLYGSLRDRQLRMGTANLLAEGGFADSARLRRTIADHRAIADAIAREDVADAVRLTIEHLATAARSLV, encoded by the coding sequence ATGGATGCAACAGCCCATCCCTCCGCCGCGGACCGGGTCTACCAGCATGTCCGCGCCGGCATCCTGACTCGACGTCACGCCGACAACGACCTGTTGGCCGAAGGCCGGATCGCCGACGAGACGGGTGTCTCGAGGACCCCGGTGCGCGAGGCTCTGCTCAGGCTGGAGTCCGAAGGCATGGTGCGGCTGCTCCCCAAGCGTGGAGCTCTCGTGCTGCCGGTCAGCGCCCAGGAGTGGCGTGACGTGTTGTCCACCCGCGAACTCGTGGAGACGCACTGCATCCGCGTCGTCATCGAATCAGGCCGGGCCCCGATGTTGTCGCCGGCCCTGGCCCGCTCCCTGGCCGACCTGGGGGAGGCGGCCGCAGCCGGTGATCTGACGGGTTACGTCTCGGCCGACCGCGACTTCCACGCCGGGATCGTCGCGTCGGCCGGTAACAGCATCCTGTCCCGCCTCTACGGTTCGCTTCGCGACCGGCAACTGCGGATGGGAACGGCCAACCTGCTCGCCGAGGGTGGTTTCGCGGACTCCGCCCGGCTGCGCAGGACCATCGCCGATCACCGGGCGATCGCGGACGCGATCGCCCGGGAGGACGTCGCCGACGCCGTGCGACTGACGATCGAACACCTGGCCACTGCGGCCAGATCGCTGGTCTAG
- the rbfA gene encoding 30S ribosome-binding factor RbfA, with amino-acid sequence MADSARARRLAKRIVAIVATELELRVKDPRLAMITITAATVTPDLREAVVFYTVYGNDDDVTSTAAALASATGVVRSAVGRETGIKFTPTLAFKLDTVPENAHRIDDLIAAAKASDAEVASRAAGAQYAGDADPYKVPRTAEEDSDIDDDDDDELTDRDEELEVSSRRGSGLHNEN; translated from the coding sequence ATGGCCGATTCGGCAAGGGCTCGCAGGCTGGCCAAACGCATCGTTGCCATCGTGGCCACCGAACTGGAGCTGAGGGTCAAGGACCCGCGTCTCGCGATGATCACCATCACCGCGGCGACCGTCACCCCGGACCTCCGGGAGGCCGTGGTGTTCTACACCGTCTATGGCAACGATGACGACGTGACGTCCACCGCGGCGGCGCTGGCCAGCGCCACTGGTGTCGTGCGCAGTGCGGTCGGCCGGGAGACGGGGATCAAGTTCACCCCGACGCTGGCGTTCAAGCTCGACACCGTGCCGGAGAACGCCCACCGGATCGACGATCTCATCGCGGCGGCGAAGGCGTCGGACGCCGAGGTCGCCTCGCGGGCCGCCGGGGCGCAGTACGCCGGCGACGCGGACCCCTACAAGGTGCCGAGGACCGCCGAGGAGGACTCGGACATCGACGATGACGATGACGATGAGTTGACCGATCGTGACGAAGAGTTGGAGGTATCCAGCCGCCGCGGCTCGGGCCTCCACAACGAGAATTGA
- a CDS encoding DUF503 domain-containing protein codes for MYVGVLELDVLLGQVDSLKYKRAVIRPILARLRRLDVSVTEAGDTDRLRRALIGVATVSGDHAQVQRVLDSCERQVAGEVEIELLEARRRVIGAQDDE; via the coding sequence GTGTACGTGGGTGTGCTGGAACTCGATGTCCTGCTGGGACAGGTCGATTCCCTGAAGTACAAGCGCGCGGTGATCCGCCCGATCCTGGCGCGCCTGCGTCGACTCGACGTCTCGGTGACCGAGGCGGGCGACACCGACCGACTGCGCCGGGCGTTGATCGGGGTGGCCACGGTGTCCGGTGACCATGCGCAGGTGCAGCGGGTCCTGGACTCCTGCGAGCGCCAGGTCGCGGGCGAGGTCGAGATCGAACTGCTGGAGGCTCGCCGCCGGGTGATCGGTGCCCAGGACGACGAGTAG